Proteins from one Aureimonas sp. SA4125 genomic window:
- a CDS encoding heavy metal translocating P-type ATPase, with protein MSHTSLLDVRGDATKPSAVVRDPVCGMTVDPDAGRPSQTHEGRQFHFCCAGCAQKFAADPAAYLTAKDPVCGMTVDRATAAHTAKHGGHRFYFCSVGCQAKFESDPAAYEGARPTPPAAPAGTLYTCPMHPEIVQDHFGDCPKCGMALEPMGVTGGDAGPNPELVDFTRRFWVSLVCAVPLLVLTMGPMLGLPVRDWIGERAAILLEFALATPVVLWAALPFFRRGWQSIVNRSPNMWTLIALGVGAAYLFSLVATFLPGLFPDSLRIGGMDGMADMGGSVPVYYEAATVIVALIFVGQILELKARERTGSAIRALLDLSPKTARRLAADGSETEVALDAVQQGDRLRVRPGDSIPVDGKVAEGSSSVDESMITGEPLPVEKGAGDAVTGGTLNRNGSFVLVAEKVGAETTLARIVDMVGKAQRSRAPIQALADRVAGAFVPAVVSVAIIAFAAWALLGPEPALIHALVAAVSVLIIACPCALGLATPMSIMTATGRGAQAGVLVREAEALERFSTVDTLVVDKTGTLTEGKPVLTDVAALDGDEDRLLALAAALERGSQHPLAEAILGEAEARGLTLSAADGFEAINGKGVLATIEGLKVSLGNRAMMAGIDLGDLEPRAESLEREGKTAMFVAVDDRIAGLVAVSDRIKPTTAEAVRALQASGLRIIMATGDTERTARALAVQLGIDEVHAGLLPEDKKALVDGLRARGCRVAVAGDGVNDAPALAAADVGIAMGTGADVAMESAGITLVKGDLNGIVRARRLAEATMANIRQNLFFAFAYNMVGVPVAAGALYPVFGLLLSPMLAALAMSLSSVSVIGNALRLRAVKL; from the coding sequence TGACGGTCGATCCAGATGCGGGCAGGCCGAGCCAGACCCATGAGGGCCGGCAGTTTCATTTCTGCTGCGCTGGATGCGCCCAAAAGTTCGCCGCCGACCCCGCGGCCTATCTGACGGCCAAGGATCCCGTCTGCGGCATGACCGTCGACCGGGCCACGGCGGCCCACACGGCCAAGCACGGGGGACACCGCTTCTACTTCTGTTCGGTCGGCTGCCAGGCGAAATTCGAGTCCGACCCCGCCGCCTACGAAGGTGCGCGACCCACCCCGCCGGCGGCCCCTGCCGGTACGCTCTACACCTGCCCGATGCATCCCGAGATCGTGCAGGATCATTTCGGCGATTGTCCGAAATGCGGGATGGCACTTGAGCCCATGGGCGTGACCGGGGGCGATGCGGGTCCCAATCCCGAACTCGTCGACTTTACCCGCCGGTTCTGGGTGAGCCTTGTCTGCGCCGTGCCGCTGCTGGTTCTCACGATGGGACCGATGCTCGGCCTGCCCGTGCGCGACTGGATCGGCGAGAGAGCCGCGATTCTCCTCGAATTCGCGCTGGCGACGCCCGTGGTGCTCTGGGCGGCCCTCCCCTTCTTCCGCCGCGGCTGGCAGTCGATCGTCAACCGCTCGCCCAACATGTGGACGCTGATCGCGCTCGGCGTCGGCGCCGCCTATCTGTTCAGCCTCGTCGCAACCTTCCTGCCCGGACTCTTCCCCGACTCGCTGCGCATCGGCGGCATGGACGGGATGGCGGACATGGGAGGCAGCGTTCCCGTCTACTACGAGGCGGCGACGGTGATCGTCGCCCTGATCTTCGTCGGCCAGATCCTCGAACTGAAGGCGCGCGAGCGCACCGGCTCGGCGATCCGCGCGCTTCTCGACCTCTCGCCCAAGACGGCGCGGCGTCTCGCCGCCGACGGCTCGGAGACGGAAGTAGCGCTGGACGCGGTGCAGCAGGGCGACCGGCTGCGGGTTCGCCCCGGCGACAGCATCCCCGTCGACGGAAAGGTGGCGGAAGGCTCCTCCAGCGTCGACGAGAGCATGATCACGGGCGAGCCGCTGCCCGTCGAAAAGGGCGCGGGCGACGCGGTCACCGGCGGCACGCTGAACCGCAACGGCTCCTTCGTCCTCGTCGCCGAAAAGGTCGGCGCGGAGACGACGCTCGCGCGCATCGTCGACATGGTCGGCAAGGCGCAGCGCTCGCGCGCGCCGATCCAGGCCCTCGCCGATCGGGTGGCGGGCGCCTTCGTCCCGGCAGTCGTGTCGGTCGCGATCATCGCCTTCGCCGCCTGGGCCTTGCTCGGCCCGGAACCGGCGCTCATCCATGCCCTGGTCGCGGCCGTCTCGGTGCTGATCATCGCCTGCCCCTGCGCGCTCGGCCTTGCCACGCCGATGTCGATCATGACCGCCACCGGCCGCGGTGCTCAGGCCGGCGTCCTCGTCCGCGAGGCCGAGGCGCTGGAGCGCTTTTCCACCGTCGACACGCTGGTCGTCGACAAGACCGGCACGCTGACCGAGGGCAAGCCCGTCCTGACCGACGTCGCCGCCCTCGACGGCGACGAGGACCGGCTGCTGGCCCTCGCCGCTGCGCTGGAGCGAGGCTCGCAGCATCCGCTGGCCGAAGCGATCCTCGGCGAAGCGGAGGCGCGCGGGCTGACGCTGAGCGCGGCCGACGGCTTCGAGGCGATCAACGGCAAGGGCGTCCTCGCCACGATCGAAGGCCTGAAGGTCAGCCTCGGCAACCGCGCGATGATGGCGGGCATCGACCTCGGCGACCTCGAACCGCGCGCCGAAAGCCTCGAGCGCGAAGGCAAGACGGCGATGTTCGTCGCCGTCGACGACAGGATCGCCGGCCTCGTCGCCGTCTCCGACCGGATCAAGCCGACGACGGCCGAAGCGGTAAGGGCGCTGCAAGCGAGCGGCCTCCGGATCATCATGGCGACCGGCGACACCGAACGCACGGCGCGTGCCTTGGCCGTGCAACTCGGCATCGACGAGGTGCATGCGGGCCTTCTCCCGGAGGACAAGAAGGCACTGGTCGACGGCCTCAGGGCGCGCGGGTGCAGGGTCGCGGTCGCCGGCGACGGCGTCAACGATGCGCCGGCACTCGCCGCCGCCGATGTCGGCATCGCCATGGGCACCGGCGCCGACGTCGCGATGGAGAGCGCCGGCATCACGCTGGTCAAGGGCGACCTCAACGGCATCGTCCGCGCCCGCCGGCTTGCCGAAGCGACGATGGCGAATATCCGCCAGAATCTCTTCTTCGCCTTTGCCTACAACATGGTCGGCGTGCCGGTGGCGGCCGGCGCGCTCTATCCGGTCTTCGGCCTGCTCCTGTCGCCGATGCTGGCGGCGCTGGCGATGAGCCTGTCCTCGGTATCGGTCATCGGCAATGCGCTGCGGTTGCGGGCGGTGAAGCTGTAG